One segment of Papaver somniferum cultivar HN1 unplaced genomic scaffold, ASM357369v1 unplaced-scaffold_137, whole genome shotgun sequence DNA contains the following:
- the LOC113334431 gene encoding 50S ribosomal protein L18, chloroplastic-like, protein MASSLSFAQSAFVCSQSHQFCNFRPKLSSSSSTFGAAVTIEAKIRTRREDRQARHVRIRKKVEGTPERPRLSVFRSNKHLYAQVIDDSKMHTLASASTMQKAISEQLDFTAGPTIEVAKKVGEIIAKSCLEKGIVKVAFDRGGYPYHGRIEALADAAREHGLQF, encoded by the exons ATGGCGTCGTCTCTTTCATTTGCTCAGAGTGCATTTGTTTGTTCACAATCACACCAGTTCTGCAATTTCCGTCCcaaattatcatcatcatcttcaacatttggaGCTGCTgtaacaattgaagcaaagattagAACTAGAAGAGAAGACAGACAAGCTCGCCATGTTCGTATCAGAAAGAAG GTTGAAGGGACACCAGAGAGACCAAGATTATCTGTTTTTCGTTCCAACAAGCATCTATATGCTCAGGTCATAGATGACTCTAAGATGCATACCCTTGCTTCGGCTTCAACGATGCAGAAGGCCATCTCTGAGCAGTTGGATTTTACTGCTGGACCTACCATT GAAGTAGCAAAGAAGGTAGGCGAAATCATTGCCAAGTCCTGTCTAGAGAAAGGAATCGTGAAGGTCGCTTTTGATCGTGGTGGTTACCCATACCATGGACGTATTGAAGCCCTTGCAGATGCAGCGCGGGAGCATGGCCTCCAATTCTAA